A window of Daucus carota subsp. sativus chromosome 2, DH1 v3.0, whole genome shotgun sequence genomic DNA:
TACTAAACTCAATAATGCCCAAATCTTAAGTCCCAAAATGTTTTTAGACCAAGTCTTAACTTGCATAAAAATCGTAGTTGAATGAAAGGTTATTATTGCGgatatgtaaaattttactatatatagatgttgGATTTGCATTAACCTTGTTCTAATTGACGGAAGTGAAGCTTATGAGAACCTTTTGCATGGAGTTGAGTACTTTAGGCTTCTTTTTTTTCAGTTGGTTAGTTTATTGCAGAGTCGATGATGAACAGATTCGATTTGAGAGTTGTATTAGGTACAACTTTGGTAATTTCATATGTGGCTAATGGGGCCATCAACTTCCATCTTAGATATTATGATCGCCGTGTTCTTATGGATAAACCACTACCGACTAGGGCACGCTCTGCAGGTGTGCCTGATGTCAGCGGCGCCACAGTTTTTGATATATCAAAGTCTGCAGGCGCCATAGGAAATGGACAGGCTGACATGACTGTGGTAAGATATCATATATGATACTAATGTGTGACATGACACTCATGAAACTAATCCCACGATACGTGCATTTGTTTGTCAGCAAGTGAATAAGGCCTGGACTGATGCTTGTCAATCAAAAGCACCTGCAAAGCCAACAAACTGTTGGTGTGGCGGTAGAGCTCTTGTACCCCCTTGCGGGAGGTCGGGAGTTCGACTCCccacgtgtgcgtgtgtaatcaattagcaaaaaaaaaaaaaaaaaaaaaaaaaaaaaaaaaaaaaaaaaaaaaagcacctGCAAAGATTTTAATACCGCTAGGGGATTGGTTAGTGGGAGAGCTTATGTTTACAGGGCCCTGCACTACTCCCGCGCCTATAACTATTGAAGTTCAGGGTACATTAAAGGCGAAACCAGATATTGGATCATTTCCTTCTGGTATGTGGATTAGTATCTTTCAAGCTAGTGTTCATATAATTGGTGGAGGCCTTCTTCACGGACAAGGTGAAGCGGTTTGGAAGACTAAAAAACCTGGTGATAAAGCTTTTCCAGATGTAAGCCTACTTACAAAATGCATTCGGCTAGAAACTTGTTTGTTTCTGATATTGAGTTGGACAAAATGCTAACTTTGTGCTGCTTTGGTCATGGATGCAGTCTGTTGTGTTCAGTCTGCTGATATTGAGCTCAACAGGGGTATGAACACATTAATCCATCTACAATGTATTCTATTGTCATCCAAAGTTATCTG
This region includes:
- the LOC135150563 gene encoding exopolygalacturonase-like; this translates as MNRFDLRVVLGTTLVISYVANGAINFHLRYYDRRVLMDKPLPTRARSAGVPDVSGATVFDISKSAGAIGNGQADMTVQVNKAWTDACQSKAPAKPTNCWCGGRALVPPCGRSGVRLPTWPCTTPAPITIEVQGTLKAKPDIGSFPSGMWISIFQASVHIIGGGLLHGQGEAVWKTKKPGDKAFPDSVVFSLLILSSTGASNVKITGVTYKNFTGSTNSIRAILLKCSSAVPCEAISFTDINFTYCGKNIVNNKLKSLCENVKPTFAGKMIPPGC